A region from the Algoriphagus machipongonensis genome encodes:
- a CDS encoding M1 family metallopeptidase, whose protein sequence is MKSIQQTRFLKGLFLLFVIGLLPWSVDAQIFRTPQQFTFQDTLRGSNTPDRSWWNLEHYHLKVKVDPDTKSISGSNLVTYTVLDKAKRLQVELQEPMKLLKATQGNQELKIEKIGYSYLITPAIKQEVGQSYQFELFFEGSPVIAVRPPWDGGLTWNEDSNGLPFIANSNQGIGASIWWPNKDYPADEPDKGVLISVEVPENLMDVSNGRLIKTDHNKEQKTKTYHWEVTNPINNYGVNINIGDYVHFGEKYEGEKGTLDMDYYVLRENLKKAKKQFKDAPKMMEAFEYWFGPYPFYEDSYKLVETPYLGMEHQSSVTYGNNYANGYLGRDLSGTGWGMKFDFIIIHESGHEWFANNITYKDVADMWIHESFTAYSENLFLDYYYGKEASRDYVLGTRKNINNDIPIIGPYGVNQEGSGDMYYKGANMLHMIRQIVNDDEKWRGILRGLNKEFYHQTVSTDQVESFISQKVGLNLSSVFDQYLRDIRIPILSYYFEDGKLFYRWENAVETLNMPVKIFWENGEETWLNPSTRWESIDTKSSQKSLVVDPNFYVGSLNISGK, encoded by the coding sequence ATGAAATCAATTCAGCAAACCAGATTTTTAAAAGGATTATTTCTATTGTTTGTAATTGGACTACTCCCCTGGAGTGTAGATGCTCAGATATTTAGAACTCCTCAGCAATTTACTTTTCAAGATACGCTGAGAGGAAGTAATACTCCAGATAGATCTTGGTGGAACTTAGAACATTATCATCTCAAAGTAAAAGTTGACCCTGACACAAAATCAATTTCAGGATCCAATTTGGTTACCTATACGGTTTTAGATAAAGCAAAAAGACTTCAAGTCGAACTGCAAGAACCGATGAAATTGTTGAAAGCCACGCAGGGAAACCAAGAATTGAAGATCGAAAAAATCGGATATAGTTACTTGATCACACCAGCAATCAAACAAGAGGTGGGGCAATCCTACCAGTTTGAATTATTTTTTGAGGGTTCGCCAGTGATTGCGGTTAGACCACCTTGGGATGGAGGTTTGACTTGGAATGAAGACAGTAATGGTCTTCCTTTTATTGCCAATTCCAATCAGGGAATTGGAGCAAGTATATGGTGGCCCAACAAGGATTATCCAGCAGATGAACCAGATAAGGGAGTTCTAATTTCAGTAGAAGTTCCTGAAAACCTTATGGATGTATCCAATGGAAGACTGATTAAGACTGACCATAACAAGGAACAGAAAACAAAAACCTATCATTGGGAAGTGACCAATCCAATTAATAACTACGGCGTCAATATAAATATTGGGGATTATGTTCACTTTGGAGAAAAGTACGAAGGTGAAAAAGGCACTTTGGATATGGATTATTATGTACTGAGAGAAAACTTAAAGAAAGCTAAAAAGCAGTTTAAGGATGCTCCAAAAATGATGGAGGCATTCGAATACTGGTTTGGCCCCTACCCTTTTTATGAAGACAGTTATAAGCTAGTGGAAACACCCTATCTAGGGATGGAGCACCAAAGTTCGGTTACCTATGGAAACAACTACGCAAATGGTTACTTGGGAAGAGACTTGAGCGGAACCGGATGGGGAATGAAATTTGATTTCATCATCATCCATGAATCTGGGCATGAATGGTTTGCCAATAATATTACTTACAAGGATGTAGCTGACATGTGGATCCACGAAAGTTTTACTGCCTATTCAGAGAATCTCTTTTTGGACTACTATTATGGAAAAGAGGCAAGCCGTGACTACGTGCTCGGTACCCGTAAAAACATCAACAATGACATTCCAATCATAGGTCCTTACGGAGTAAATCAGGAAGGTTCTGGAGACATGTACTACAAAGGAGCAAACATGCTCCACATGATTCGTCAAATTGTAAATGATGATGAAAAATGGAGAGGAATATTAAGAGGTTTAAATAAGGAATTTTATCATCAAACTGTAAGCACCGATCAGGTGGAAAGCTTTATCAGTCAAAAAGTAGGATTAAACCTTTCTTCTGTTTTTGATCAGTATTTAAGGGATATAAGAATCCCAATTCTGAGTTATTATTTTGAAGATGGGAAATTATTTTATCGATGGGAAAATGCAGTGGAAACACTGAACATGCCTGTAAAAATATTCTGGGAAAACGGAGAAGAAACTTGGTTAAATCCCAGCACGAGATGGGAAAGTATTGATACAAAAAGCAGTCAAAAAAGTCTTGTAGTGGATCCAAATTTCTATGTGGGATCGCTTAATATTTCAGGAAAATAA
- a CDS encoding methionyl-tRNA formyltransferase encodes MKIIFFTQSNWSIPAIIELGKTHEISGVVTQLQGPNFNPQLIGFLEQSNLPIIDWDQISKDGWASISKDSDIGISFGFSKKIKEEIFSSFPMGVLNVHFGKLPKYAGPAPLFWTLKNQEPTLTISFHLIDQDWDAGDLVYEEDIPIFPGEPFGLLGARAAQISGGKLNTLLGRMDSIQRTPLKVNSHQLKRPTELDLTIDWKELKANEIEALVNASNPGYGGAITTFRGSQLKILEVSPAEVNEVGIFSPGTIVYSDPNYGVFVICGDYNCLRLNILQLEGTIITGQKIAALGVRVNEKFGS; translated from the coding sequence ATGAAAATCATATTTTTTACTCAAAGTAACTGGAGCATTCCTGCTATTATTGAATTAGGTAAAACGCATGAAATATCGGGAGTAGTTACTCAGCTTCAGGGGCCTAATTTTAATCCCCAGCTTATCGGCTTTTTGGAGCAAAGCAACCTACCAATAATTGATTGGGATCAAATTTCAAAAGATGGCTGGGCTTCTATTAGCAAAGATTCAGATATTGGAATAAGCTTCGGGTTTTCCAAAAAAATAAAAGAGGAGATTTTTTCAAGTTTTCCCATGGGTGTATTAAATGTGCATTTTGGGAAGTTGCCAAAATATGCTGGGCCCGCACCACTATTCTGGACTTTGAAAAATCAGGAACCTACCTTGACGATAAGTTTTCATTTGATTGATCAAGATTGGGATGCTGGGGATTTAGTATATGAAGAGGATATTCCGATCTTTCCAGGAGAGCCATTTGGTTTGTTAGGGGCTAGAGCTGCACAAATTTCAGGGGGAAAGTTAAATACTTTGTTGGGGAGAATGGATTCTATTCAAAGAACGCCTCTTAAAGTGAATTCACACCAACTGAAACGACCCACCGAACTAGATTTAACTATAGATTGGAAAGAATTAAAAGCCAATGAAATTGAAGCTCTGGTCAATGCTTCTAATCCGGGTTATGGAGGAGCAATAACTACTTTTAGAGGGAGCCAGCTTAAAATATTAGAAGTTAGCCCTGCAGAAGTTAATGAGGTAGGAATCTTTTCACCTGGAACCATTGTCTATTCGGATCCTAATTATGGGGTTTTTGTGATTTGCGGTGATTACAACTGTTTACGCTTAAATATTCTTCAATTAGAAGGTACCATTATTACGGGGCAAAAGATTGCTGCTCTGGGGGTTAGGGTGAATGAAAAATTTGGAAGTTAA
- a CDS encoding phage tail protein encodes MEPFIAQIVMFGGNFAPRGWAFCDGQLLAISQNTALFSILGTTYGGDGRTTFALPDLRGRAPIGEGQGPGLSVYRLGQRGGQETHTLNTTEMPNHNHSLIASSDAGTSPTPTGNYIATHKVTIERGNTVDGESFNSGGNLGQMNGNSIGNNGGNLAHNNMQPYLAVNYIIALVGVFPSRS; translated from the coding sequence ATGGAACCGTTTATTGCACAGATTGTAATGTTTGGTGGGAATTTTGCACCTAGAGGATGGGCTTTTTGTGATGGCCAATTGTTGGCTATTTCTCAAAACACAGCTTTGTTTTCAATCTTAGGAACCACCTATGGTGGTGATGGAAGAACGACTTTTGCACTTCCAGACTTGAGAGGTAGAGCTCCGATTGGAGAAGGCCAAGGCCCAGGATTGTCAGTTTATAGATTGGGACAAAGAGGAGGGCAGGAAACTCATACTTTAAATACTACAGAAATGCCAAACCACAATCACTCTTTAATAGCAAGTTCAGATGCTGGAACATCTCCAACACCTACAGGTAATTATATTGCTACTCATAAAGTAACTATTGAAAGAGGAAATACAGTGGATGGCGAATCCTTTAACTCTGGAGGGAACTTAGGTCAAATGAACGGTAACTCTATAGGTAACAATGGAGGTAATTTGGCTCATAACAATATGCAACCTTACCTTGCTGTAAATTATATCATTGCTTTGGTAGGGGTTTTCCCTTCTAGGAGTTAG